The Candidatus Obscuribacterales bacterium sequence GCGGTTTTATAGCGCTGCGTAAAATCATGATGCACCATACGATCAACAATGGTCGATAATGCTGGCGTTAGTCCTGGCACGCGGTGTCTCCAAAGGATCGTACCTGTTTTAGAATCATGGTGCAGCATGCGTGGATTTTGCCCTGTCAGAGCTTCGATGGCAATGACGCCTAGGGCATAGATGTCACTATTAAAGTGGGGGCGACCAGCCGATTGTTCGCCGGGCATATAGCCGGGGGTGCCCACCGCAACCGTAAATTTAGTATCACTGCTGCTCTCTGCCAATTGGGTGGATATTTTTTTGGCAACCCCAAAATCAATGAGCACCAATCGCTGATCCGACTGACGGCGGATAATATTAGACGGTTTCAAGTCCCGATGGATAACACCCTGCTGATGCACATAGTCTAGAATGCGCAGCAGATCGTTGATCATATCTACCACATAAAATTCGGGAAAACTATGCCGCTGGCGAAACTCCTCAGCCAGCGATCGCCCCGCAATAAACTCTTGAATCAGATAAAAATCTCCAGCTTCCTCAAAGAAAGCCATCAGTTGCGGAATTTGATCATGATGCCCTAGCTTTTCTAAGGTCTCCGCCTCTGTACTAAACAAGCGCCGGGCAAGACGGATCGTTTTAGGATTATCTGTTTTCACCTGTAACTGCTTGACCACACAGATCGGATTCCCTGGGCGTTGCATATCCCGCGCCGTGTAGGTTTCACTGAAGCCACCCGATCCTAAAACGTTGACAATTTGATAGCGGCTGCCCAGCACTTTTCCAGCCAGCTCTCGCTCTCGTTCTCGCAGTAAGTCTTGCAAATCATCCTGCTGACTAATAATTTCCTGGACAATCGGCGATGCAGAATATTGCTTGAGGGTATTGCGCAGTTGCTGCTTGCGTAGCTGTTCTTGGGCAGTTCCCGAAAGCAGTTGCCCAACCCCAATTAAGGCGATCGCCCCCACAGGAACCGCCGTTGGTATAATCAACTGCCCATGGACAAACACCATATAGCCCGTGATCCACCAAGCGATCGCCAGCCCCATAGCAACACCCCACCCCGACAGCGGCTGTCGCCGTTGGATCACCAGGAAGCCCGCGCCGACGATCCCCAGCAAAACCACCATCCCCCGCAACGGTGCCTGGGGAATAACCGACCGCAACGCCCGCCCTTCTAACAGGGACGCGATCGCATTGGCATGAATCTCCACACCCGGCATGGCTTGGCGATAGAACCAGCTTTCACTAAACGGAGTTGGATAAAAATCTTGATGAATTGCTGCCGTGGAGCCCACAATCACAATCTTATCGTTGAAGTAATTGCCGCCCTGCAGATAGGTATCCCACGTATCTGGATCCAGCACATACCAAAATGGAATGTGGGTAAAGGTTTGCGCGGGCCCGTAGAAGAACAGCGTATCGCCCTGAGGAGGCGCATAGGATTGTTGGGACGCCTGCGCCGTAGCTGCGGCTAGGGTAGGCAGGGTGCTGCCCAGTTGGCGATAGGCGGCTTGCTGTGCTGGGGGCGAGTTGCGGATCAGCTCGGTTAAAAACTGTTCACCAAAGCGATGAATTTGCCCGTTGGGTTCCAAATAAAAATTGATGGAACCGAGAACCGATTGGGGCGATCGCAGCGCTGGAAGCGGCATCGTCAGTTGGGTAACCATCCCCTGAGCACTATCGGTCTGGGTATACTGCGCCGCGAGCACTACCTGACTGGCATGGTTCGTCAGCGCATCCGCAAAGCGCTGATCATCCTCAGCCCCGTAACTACTCGGCGACGAAAACAGAATATCGAGCGCAACAGCCTGTCCTCCCGCGCCTAAAATTTTCTCAATAGCAATGGCATAGGCGGTGCGCGGCCAGGGCCAACTCTGCAAAACCTCTAGGTGAGCGTAGCGTTTGGGATCACTGTTGTAAAATTCAGCCTGGGACAACGAGGCTTCATCAATGGCCAAAATCACCACATCATCCGGCGGCGGCACGGGGCCGCGTAGCTCAAAGTAAAAGGACTGAACCTGCCGCTCCAGAGCCTGCACCAGCCCCACATCCAGCGCCGTTAAGCCAGCAGCCAAGACAGCGATCGCTCCCGCAAACCCATAGCGCCCCCAGCGTGTCCACTGAGATACGGAGAGAATGGTGCTTTCTCGATGGGTCGTCGCTGCTGGGCGATCGCCCCTTCCATCAGAACGAGCTGGCTGGGTCGGCATAGGTCGGCATAGTTTCAATCATGGGCTGTTCGTGATCACCATGATGCACCCGATTGCATGACATCGACTCTAGGTTAACGCAAGCCTCAGCCCACTAGGGGACTAGTTACCCAACACCATTGGATGTGTGGCCATAGGCCTGCCAAGCCAGCGCCGCCAAACCATTGACGATCGCCGCCGCCACCACCGAACTTCCCTTGCGCCCACGGATGAGAATGTGAGGAATTTGGGTTTGGGAGAGGCGATCGCTCATGTCTTCCAATCCCACAAAGCCTGCTGGCGTGCCCACCACCAAGGCTGGCTTGATATCCCCCGTTTCCAACAGCCCCACAATGGCAGACAGAGCCGTTTGAGCCTGACCCACCACAAAAATGCCTTCTGGGTATCGCCGCGCCAAGGTCTCAATGCCCCAAGCAGCCTGAGTTTTGTCCCGCTGCGGCCGCGTAATCGCTTCCATGCTGCAATAGACGGGGTTGGCAAAGCTTGCTTGAATATTGGGCATGATGCCAACCTGCACCATGGGTACATCCACAATCACGGTGCTGCGGGCCGCCAAAGCTGCTGCCCCCGCCTGTAAAGCTTGGTGGGAGAAGTGAATCAACGACGCATAGTCAAAATCTGCCGTGGCATAGATGACACGGCGCACCACCTCATATTCCGATGGAGAGAAGGGATGATCGCCAATCTCTTGATCAATAATTCTCAGGCTTTGAGCATCTGTAATGTGCCATTCCATAAAACAGGGGATGTCATAAAGGGATTGAACCATTCAGAGACGAGTCTCATCGTGGCTTAGGAGGCTAGGCTAGGCAACCCTAGACCGCACTCAGAACACAATGCACGAACGGCAAACTGCCTTATAGGGAGGAGGATGCAGGCTTGATCAACGGGGACTGGGGCAACATCTTCCTCAATGATGATGAGCTATGCTCTAACCCTACTCTAAGTAGAGTCGAAGTGCACCTGTCTCTTGTAAAATCCGCGGGCAAGATCTATATATGATCGAGCTCCATAGGCCGATCGATCCATCATGCAAGATTTCAGGGGCGATCGCCCACGCTGCGGCCGTCATCCATGCCTGGTCTTCTCCATCCCCTGCAGATCTCCAAAATCGTCATCAAAGCCGACACCAGTCTAGCCTGTTAGACTGGATGCCCTCACTATATATCCCGTATCGGTAGTTCGTATATATAGTGAGGCCCGCCAACATTTTATGTCCAAGTATCATACAGAGTTAACTACTTGGGGATCCTTAGCTTGAGCCTGATTGAAAGCGATCGCTCCTGTATTTTTAGGGATATTTTTTCAAATATAGGTTCATCCCCTGCATAATTTCCGACCTTAAGTCCGTAATAACCTACGTAAGCAGTTCAGGATGAACATGGATATTACACCTCTACGTATCCTAACTGCTCAAATCTTTACTGCACAAAACCCATCAAATTTAGCCTAATGAACTCATCTGAAGTGAATTGGGTAACTTGTGCCGTGAACTGTATTCGTTAAGGTATCGATTTAGTTACTTACAATCAGGACATTGCAAATCATG is a genomic window containing:
- a CDS encoding serine/threonine-protein kinase, with translation MPTQPARSDGRGDRPAATTHRESTILSVSQWTRWGRYGFAGAIAVLAAGLTALDVGLVQALERQVQSFYFELRGPVPPPDDVVILAIDEASLSQAEFYNSDPKRYAHLEVLQSWPWPRTAYAIAIEKILGAGGQAVALDILFSSPSSYGAEDDQRFADALTNHASQVVLAAQYTQTDSAQGMVTQLTMPLPALRSPQSVLGSINFYLEPNGQIHRFGEQFLTELIRNSPPAQQAAYRQLGSTLPTLAAATAQASQQSYAPPQGDTLFFYGPAQTFTHIPFWYVLDPDTWDTYLQGGNYFNDKIVIVGSTAAIHQDFYPTPFSESWFYRQAMPGVEIHANAIASLLEGRALRSVIPQAPLRGMVVLLGIVGAGFLVIQRRQPLSGWGVAMGLAIAWWITGYMVFVHGQLIIPTAVPVGAIALIGVGQLLSGTAQEQLRKQQLRNTLKQYSASPIVQEIISQQDDLQDLLRERERELAGKVLGSRYQIVNVLGSGGFSETYTARDMQRPGNPICVVKQLQVKTDNPKTIRLARRLFSTEAETLEKLGHHDQIPQLMAFFEEAGDFYLIQEFIAGRSLAEEFRQRHSFPEFYVVDMINDLLRILDYVHQQGVIHRDLKPSNIIRRQSDQRLVLIDFGVAKKISTQLAESSSDTKFTVAVGTPGYMPGEQSAGRPHFNSDIYALGVIAIEALTGQNPRMLHHDSKTGTILWRHRVPGLTPALSTIVDRMVHHDFTQRYKTAQEVQAAIAPMIADAEDMVLGEVEEDDNPFLPAYLSQRSLQLSQLKTVIADYDQNNLLAFDGEGTTIIPTDQTVTLEDQTVPLEDQTVSFEDSSDKQILLEQDLTYHTVPEPLTEHYDSTVEQQDTQVDDEDTHL
- a CDS encoding precorrin-8X methylmutase, which encodes MVQSLYDIPCFMEWHITDAQSLRIIDQEIGDHPFSPSEYEVVRRVIYATADFDYASLIHFSHQALQAGAAALAARSTVIVDVPMVQVGIMPNIQASFANPVYCSMEAITRPQRDKTQAAWGIETLARRYPEGIFVVGQAQTALSAIVGLLETGDIKPALVVGTPAGFVGLEDMSDRLSQTQIPHILIRGRKGSSVVAAAIVNGLAALAWQAYGHTSNGVG